A genomic segment from Pseudoduganella chitinolytica encodes:
- a CDS encoding YfiR family protein has protein sequence MTPYANRPVPKRRPAMPPLRPLLAALAAMLALTGTALPVAAAGGPQAALGVANLERGVKAAYLFKFLGYVEFASGADPAAPLVVGVMGADDVAAEVTRLTTGRTVNGRPIVVRTLRDGDPSTGLHMLFLGAATERPVQALRGAAQNGVLTVTEDENGLQQGAIINFRLVEDRIRFEVSLPAAERSNLKLSSRLLSVAYHVQKGN, from the coding sequence ATGACACCCTACGCCAACCGCCCCGTGCCCAAGCGTCGCCCCGCGATGCCACCCTTGCGACCCCTGCTGGCCGCGCTGGCGGCAATGCTGGCGCTGACCGGTACCGCGCTCCCGGTCGCGGCGGCGGGCGGTCCGCAGGCCGCGCTGGGCGTCGCCAACCTGGAGCGCGGCGTCAAGGCGGCCTACCTGTTCAAGTTCCTCGGCTATGTGGAATTCGCCAGCGGCGCCGATCCCGCCGCGCCGCTGGTGGTGGGCGTGATGGGCGCCGACGACGTCGCCGCCGAGGTCACGCGGCTGACGACGGGGCGCACCGTCAACGGCCGCCCGATCGTCGTGCGCACGCTGCGCGACGGCGACCCCAGCACCGGCCTGCACATGCTGTTCCTGGGCGCGGCCACGGAGCGCCCCGTGCAGGCGCTGCGCGGGGCCGCCCAGAACGGCGTGCTGACCGTGACGGAAGACGAGAACGGCCTGCAGCAGGGCGCCATCATCAACTTCCGCCTGGTCGAGGACCGCATCCGCTTCGAAGTGTCGCTGCCGGCCGCCGAGCGCAGCAACCTGAAACTCAGTTCCCGCCTGCTGTCGGTCGCCTACCACGTCCAGAAGGGGAACTAG
- a CDS encoding TonB-dependent receptor plug domain-containing protein translates to MHITTIRPLALAVLVALAVAAGTVAPAALADEAEPPVPDAQAGDLADLSLEQLNNVVITSVSRQEERLANAAASVFIIGSGDIRRSGARSLPEALRLAPNLQVARQSARDYAITARGFNGPFSNKLLVLIDGRSVYSPLFSGVFWDTPDVVMEDIERIEVISGPGATIWGANAVNGVINIITRSAKDTQGGLASASGGNRERDATVRYGGVLANGGHYRVYGRYADVDDSERANGSGDGSGLRRRQAGFRADWDRPLGGLTLSGDVYATDLAQPGRADAPLSGANLIARVTRKLTDDSDLRVQLVLDHVERNQPFAFIERLDVVDLDAQHSMRIAGRHNITWGVGYRYARDRLTPSFLYGFLPADRSMHWGSLFAQDEWALRDDLRLTVGTKVEHNNYTGVEYLPNVRLAWTASPTQLVWGSVSRTVRAPSRIDRDYHTPAVPILIGKVPRFTVGGGPNFQSETANVVELGYRIQPSLEWSYAATAFHADYDRLRTQEANVNGPAYSGLLEVGNKAQGTTRGIEMWARWQPVQSWRLNAGLVVQQVRTHLKPDSRDSSGAAGVATSDPSHYWQLRSSHDLPYNMQLDWTLRYVGALEKPAVPSYRELDAHWLWKPRPNVDVALIGQNLLHRSHAEFGAAPNRSVVQRSVVLKLTLRF, encoded by the coding sequence ATGCATATAACGACAATTCGTCCACTTGCCCTTGCCGTCCTCGTCGCGCTTGCCGTCGCCGCTGGCACGGTCGCGCCTGCGGCGCTGGCGGACGAGGCGGAGCCGCCCGTGCCCGACGCGCAGGCCGGCGACCTGGCCGACCTGTCGCTCGAACAGCTCAACAACGTCGTCATCACATCCGTTTCGCGCCAGGAGGAGCGGCTCGCCAACGCGGCCGCCTCCGTGTTCATCATCGGCAGCGGCGACATCCGCCGCAGCGGCGCGCGCTCGCTGCCGGAAGCGTTGCGGCTGGCGCCGAACCTGCAGGTGGCGCGCCAGAGCGCGCGCGACTATGCCATCACGGCGCGCGGCTTCAACGGGCCGTTCTCGAACAAGCTCCTGGTGCTGATCGACGGTCGCAGCGTCTACTCGCCGCTGTTCTCCGGTGTCTTCTGGGACACGCCGGACGTCGTCATGGAGGACATCGAACGCATCGAGGTCATCAGCGGCCCCGGCGCCACGATCTGGGGCGCCAACGCCGTCAACGGCGTCATCAACATCATCACGCGCTCGGCCAAGGATACGCAGGGCGGCCTGGCCTCGGCCAGCGGCGGCAACCGCGAGCGCGATGCCACGGTGCGCTACGGTGGCGTGCTGGCCAACGGCGGCCACTACCGCGTGTACGGCCGCTACGCGGACGTGGACGACAGCGAGCGCGCCAACGGCAGCGGCGACGGCTCCGGGCTGCGCCGACGGCAGGCGGGCTTCCGGGCCGACTGGGACCGGCCGCTGGGCGGGCTGACGTTGTCCGGCGACGTCTACGCGACCGACCTCGCGCAGCCTGGCCGGGCCGACGCGCCCCTGTCCGGCGCCAACCTGATCGCGCGCGTCACCCGCAAGCTGACCGACGATTCCGACCTGCGCGTGCAGCTGGTGCTCGATCACGTGGAGCGCAACCAGCCGTTCGCGTTCATCGAACGGCTCGACGTGGTGGACCTGGACGCCCAGCACAGCATGCGCATCGCCGGGCGCCACAACATCACGTGGGGCGTGGGCTACCGCTACGCGCGCGACCGCCTGACGCCCAGTTTCCTGTACGGCTTCCTGCCCGCCGACCGCTCGATGCACTGGGGCAGCCTGTTCGCCCAGGACGAGTGGGCGCTGCGCGACGACCTGCGTCTCACCGTGGGCACGAAGGTCGAGCACAACAACTACACGGGCGTGGAGTACCTGCCGAACGTGCGGCTGGCGTGGACCGCCAGTCCCACCCAGCTGGTCTGGGGCAGCGTGTCGCGCACGGTGCGGGCGCCGTCGCGCATCGACCGCGACTACCACACCCCGGCCGTGCCGATCCTCATCGGCAAGGTGCCGCGCTTCACCGTCGGCGGCGGGCCGAACTTCCAGTCCGAGACCGCCAATGTGGTGGAGCTGGGCTACCGCATCCAGCCATCGCTGGAATGGTCGTATGCGGCCACGGCCTTCCACGCCGACTACGATCGCCTGCGCACGCAGGAAGCGAACGTCAACGGTCCGGCCTACAGCGGCCTGCTGGAGGTGGGCAACAAGGCGCAAGGCACCACCCGCGGCATCGAGATGTGGGCGCGCTGGCAGCCGGTGCAGAGCTGGCGCCTGAATGCCGGCCTGGTCGTGCAGCAGGTGCGCACGCACCTGAAGCCGGACAGCCGGGACAGCAGCGGTGCTGCCGGCGTGGCCACCAGCGATCCGAGCCATTACTGGCAGCTGCGCTCGTCGCACGACCTGCCGTACAACATGCAGCTGGACTGGACCCTGCGCTACGTGGGCGCGCTGGAGAAGCCCGCCGTGCCGTCCTACCGCGAGCTCGACGCGCACTGGCTGTGGAAACCGCGCCCGAACGTGGACGTGGCGCTGATCGGCCAGAACCTGCTGCACCGCTCGCACGCCGAATTCGGCGCCGCCCCCAACCGCAGCGTCGTCCAGCGCAGCGTCGTCCTCAAGCTCACGCTGCGGTTCTGA
- a CDS encoding 2OG-Fe(II) oxygenase produces the protein MPPQDILAAMTAANFDPAYAEQVVRERFAARAAGLPRKEREPYRYGTPRIRHQGNLIRTSDRDVRVLVRLDQPVVAVLDNVLSDEECDAVISLARDQLAPSATLSPATGEHQVRDTRTSRGAFLPEGDNSLLRRLNRRIAEITNTPVTHGEALHVLHYQVGAEYKPHPDYFDPTSPGFAATLKRGGQRTATLIVYLNDVEDAGDTVFPKLGLSVVPKKGAAVYFEYMNDDGQLDEATLHGGAPVGAGDKWVLTKWVRQEAFR, from the coding sequence ATGCCGCCCCAGGATATCCTGGCCGCGATGACGGCCGCCAATTTCGACCCCGCCTACGCCGAACAGGTCGTCCGGGAACGCTTTGCAGCACGCGCGGCCGGGCTGCCGCGCAAGGAACGCGAACCCTACCGCTACGGCACCCCGCGCATCCGCCACCAGGGCAACCTGATCCGCACGAGCGACCGCGACGTACGCGTGCTGGTGCGCCTCGACCAGCCTGTCGTCGCGGTGCTCGACAACGTGCTTTCCGACGAGGAATGCGATGCCGTCATCTCCCTGGCACGCGACCAGCTGGCACCCTCGGCCACGCTGAGCCCCGCCACGGGCGAGCACCAGGTGCGCGACACCCGCACCAGCCGGGGCGCCTTCCTGCCCGAGGGGGACAACTCCCTGCTGCGCCGGCTGAACCGGCGGATCGCCGAGATCACCAATACACCGGTGACGCATGGCGAGGCGCTGCACGTGCTGCACTACCAGGTGGGCGCCGAGTACAAGCCCCATCCCGACTACTTCGACCCGACCAGCCCCGGTTTCGCGGCCACGCTCAAGCGCGGCGGCCAGCGTACCGCCACGCTGATCGTCTACCTGAACGACGTGGAGGATGCCGGCGACACGGTCTTCCCCAAGCTCGGCCTTTCCGTGGTGCCGAAAAAAGGCGCCGCGGTCTATTTCGAGTACATGAATGACGACGGGCAGCTCGATGAAGCGACCTTGCACGGCGGCGCGCCCGTCGGCGCCGGCGACAAGTGGGTGCTGACGAAATGGGTGCGGCAGGAAGCGTTCCGCTGA
- a CDS encoding PEP-CTERM sorting domain-containing protein, which yields MKRTIAARAAASLLLGILAGVANAGTNHISQGGLTWTLVDLDLADGVAPSLQFLPPEIDLARIYMSAFAGGTRYEHTALPHGGDPLVAELDYSPAARVAARIDGREDPATLVLSVDSMATLEPNGAGTTAWLSGGALPFVLSANTGVTFHSTVLLRGARGDEPGIYDAWLASATMTVTLDRPDPGQSVFTHYTTVALSPSPGDLLVIDATRMLTVDYSNRTASSLAGDVTLTAVSLSGIAPVPEPGSLPLALAGLAVLGWAGRRRG from the coding sequence ATGAAACGCACCATCGCCGCCCGTGCGGCCGCCTCGCTGTTGCTGGGAATCCTGGCCGGCGTCGCCAACGCGGGCACGAATCATATCAGCCAAGGTGGCCTGACCTGGACCCTGGTCGATCTCGACCTGGCCGACGGCGTCGCGCCGTCGCTGCAGTTCCTGCCGCCCGAGATCGACCTGGCGCGCATCTACATGTCGGCGTTCGCCGGCGGCACGCGGTACGAGCATACGGCGCTGCCGCACGGGGGCGACCCGCTCGTGGCGGAGCTGGACTACAGCCCGGCCGCCCGCGTCGCCGCACGCATCGACGGCCGTGAGGACCCGGCCACGCTGGTGTTGAGCGTCGACTCGATGGCGACGCTGGAACCGAACGGTGCCGGGACGACGGCGTGGCTGTCCGGCGGCGCCCTGCCCTTTGTGCTGTCGGCCAATACGGGGGTGACATTCCACAGCACGGTACTGCTGCGCGGCGCACGCGGGGACGAGCCCGGCATCTACGACGCCTGGCTGGCCAGCGCCACGATGACCGTCACGCTGGACCGGCCCGACCCGGGCCAGTCCGTCTTCACCCATTACACGACCGTCGCGCTGAGCCCGTCACCAGGCGATCTTCTCGTCATCGACGCCACCCGGATGCTGACCGTCGACTACAGCAACCGCACGGCCAGCAGCCTGGCGGGCGACGTCACGCTGACGGCGGTCAGCTTGTCCGGCATCGCGCCCGTGCCGGAACCGGGCTCGCTGCCGCTGGCATTGGCGGGACTGGCCGTGCTCGGGTGGGCGGGGCGGCGGCGCGGTTGA